The following coding sequences lie in one Changpingibacter yushuensis genomic window:
- a CDS encoding SDR family NAD(P)-dependent oxidoreductase, translating into MTQHAHPLNGHRTIKEWLAHPVGGPILRDIFSKAGVDDATLNQMGSLPLGGLPEVSHGRFPQALVDQIIREANGGNVPQEEPPLGATGSRFAGKVAVITGGASGIGHATVKRIVSEGGTVVAVDVSEERLAKVVSEAPVGKVIPVVADITDDDGVERIVSAAGPRIDCLANVAGIMDGMVPLHEVDNALWDRVMAVNVTGTFKVSRAVLPIMLEQEEGSIVNVASQAALRGNAAGTAYGTSKHAIVGMTKSEAFLYGPHGIRVNAIAPGGTATAIEGSFKSEFAEKRMAPFLGLIPPITTADTQAAAIAWLLSGDAANINGVILPTDGGWSVQ; encoded by the coding sequence ATGACACAGCACGCTCATCCGCTCAATGGACACCGCACAATCAAAGAGTGGCTCGCTCACCCGGTGGGTGGGCCCATTCTTCGGGACATCTTCAGTAAGGCGGGTGTGGATGACGCCACGCTTAACCAAATGGGCTCCCTCCCGCTCGGCGGCCTCCCCGAAGTTAGCCACGGGCGATTCCCTCAAGCTTTGGTGGACCAAATTATCCGTGAAGCAAACGGTGGAAACGTGCCGCAAGAGGAACCACCCCTCGGCGCCACAGGTTCCCGGTTCGCAGGCAAGGTGGCTGTGATCACGGGTGGTGCTTCCGGAATCGGGCACGCCACCGTCAAGCGCATTGTGTCAGAAGGCGGCACAGTGGTGGCCGTTGACGTCTCGGAGGAGCGCTTGGCCAAGGTGGTGAGTGAAGCTCCAGTCGGAAAAGTCATTCCCGTGGTCGCGGATATTACTGACGACGACGGCGTCGAGCGGATAGTTTCCGCCGCCGGGCCACGCATCGACTGCTTGGCAAACGTTGCGGGAATCATGGACGGAATGGTGCCCCTCCACGAGGTGGATAACGCGCTGTGGGACCGCGTGATGGCAGTGAACGTGACCGGAACGTTCAAGGTTTCGCGGGCAGTGTTGCCGATCATGTTGGAACAAGAGGAGGGCTCGATCGTCAATGTTGCGAGCCAAGCCGCACTGCGTGGAAACGCCGCAGGCACGGCCTATGGCACGTCAAAGCATGCCATCGTAGGTATGACTAAGAGTGAGGCATTCCTTTACGGACCGCATGGTATCCGCGTGAATGCGATAGCTCCCGGTGGCACAGCGACGGCAATCGAAGGTTCGTTCAAATCCGAGTTTGCCGAAAAGCGCATGGCACCCTTCCTTGGACTCATTCCGCCCATCACCACCGCAGATACGCAGGCGGCGGCTATCGCCTGGCTGCTGAGCGGTGACGCCGCAAACATCAACGGAGTCATTCTGCCTACCGATGGCGGGTGGTCGGTCCAGTAG